One Vitis vinifera cultivar Pinot Noir 40024 chromosome 8, ASM3070453v1 genomic window carries:
- the LOC132254154 gene encoding uncharacterized protein LOC132254154, producing MAKTAMTGASKTSSSSEATTENVQFETAMNSSADFHSSFQLTIHKLNGKNYLEWAQSVKLAIDGRGKLGHLNGEVSKPVADDPNLKTWRSENSLVIAWLINSMEPAIGKSHLFLPTAKDVWEAVRDMYSDLENSSQIFDLKSKLWQSRQGDREVTIYYNQMVTLWQELDLCYEDEWDCPNDSVRHKKREENDRVYVFLAGLNHNLDEVRGRILGRKPLPSIREVFSKVRQEEARRKVMLIDPEPKSNPEIESSALVSKGSDSDGDRRKKPWCDHCKKPWHTKETCWKIHGKPQNFKKKNGSDGRAFKTMSADSQGLQINSEKPNFTKEQLSHLYKLFQSPQFSNPSCSLAQQGTNLGEDDWQC from the coding sequence ATGGCAAAAACTGCCATGACTGGAGCAAGCAAGACTTCATCTTCCTCAGAAGCGACTACAGAGAATGTGCAGTTTGAAACTGCCATGAACAGTAGTGCAGATTTTCATTCCTCCTTTCAACTTACCATTCACaaattgaatggaaaaaattaCCTAGAGTGGGCCCAGTCTGTGAAGCTAGCAATAGATGGCAGAGGCAAGCTCGGTCATTTAAATGGAGAAGTGAGCAAACCAGTAGCAGATGACCCTAATCTGAAAACATGGAGGTCAGAGAACTCGTTGGTAATTGCTTGGCTTATCAACTCAATGGAGCCAGCTATTGGAAAATCACATCTCTTTTTACCAACTGCCAAAGATGTTTGGGAGGCAGTACGTGACATGTATTCAGATCTGGAGAATTCGTCACaaatttttgatttaaaatctaagttGTGGCAATCAAGGCAAGGAGATCGGGAAGTCACGATATATTACAACCAGATGGTGACGTTATGGCAAGAGCTAGACCTGTGCTATGAAGATGAATGGGACTGCCCAAATGATAGCGTGAGGCAcaagaaaagagaggaaaatgaTCGAGTTTATGTGTTTCTCGCAGGACTCAATCATAACTTGGATGAGGTAAGAGGTCGGATCCTGGGCAGAAAACCTCTACCATCCATCAGAGAAGTTTTTTCAAAAGTTAGGCAGGAGGAGGCTAGGCGAAAAGTGATGTTGATAGATCCAGAACCTAAGTCCAACCCAGAAATAGAAAGCTCGGCTCTTGTTTCTAAAGGATCTGATTCAGATGGAGATAGAAGGAAGAAACCATGGTGTGACCATTGCAAAAAACCATGGCATACGAAAGAGACATGCTGGAAAATCCACGGCAAGCCCCAGAATTTTAAGAAGAAGAACGGAAGTGATGGCAGAGCATTTAAGACCATGAGTGCAGATTCTCAGGGACTACAAATCAATTCAGAGAAGCCAAAtttcacaaaggaacaattaAGCCACCTGTACAAACTCTTTCAATCTCCACAATTCTCAAATCCTTCTTGCTCTTTAGCTCAACAGG